Proteins encoded by one window of Synergistes jonesii:
- the pilM gene encoding type IV pilus biogenesis protein PilM has translation MALLFKKKNLSAGLSLEGGAFRLLTLSDGEGYGSVLKSACGRFPKEILRSDDICENFDAVFKFVAEESGGISTPVNLGLPVTESLLRVVDMPGLSLAEAKQAFKFEVENYFPFSESDCAYDLAEIDYPVGENVSEKRFLVAAARKALLENITRAAASHGIRLASLEPSQIALERAAGAEYGFDDACVYIYAGVGRSVVILSWKGCGIFYGNIASGFGKMTERGANDDEYAAMAASFSREVRSSLQFAMSRSRAFTVKTAYLFGFGASRQLSDMLADLTSLENVTLIDVMKLHGICFEADGGGWETALGLALR, from the coding sequence ATGGCTTTGCTTTTCAAGAAGAAAAATCTCTCTGCCGGATTGTCGCTTGAGGGCGGCGCCTTCCGCCTGCTGACGCTGTCCGACGGAGAGGGATACGGCAGCGTCCTTAAATCGGCGTGCGGCAGATTTCCCAAAGAGATTTTAAGATCAGACGACATATGCGAAAATTTCGACGCCGTTTTCAAATTTGTCGCGGAGGAATCGGGCGGCATCTCGACGCCGGTCAATCTCGGCCTGCCCGTTACAGAGTCTCTGCTCCGCGTCGTCGATATGCCCGGCCTTTCTCTCGCGGAGGCGAAGCAGGCTTTCAAGTTCGAGGTAGAAAACTATTTTCCTTTTTCGGAGAGCGACTGCGCCTACGATCTTGCCGAGATCGATTACCCGGTTGGGGAGAATGTAAGCGAAAAGCGCTTCCTCGTCGCCGCGGCGAGGAAGGCGCTGCTCGAAAACATCACGCGCGCCGCCGCTTCGCACGGCATAAGGCTCGCTTCTCTGGAGCCTTCGCAGATAGCTCTCGAACGCGCGGCCGGCGCAGAGTACGGCTTCGACGACGCCTGCGTTTACATATACGCGGGCGTTGGGCGCTCTGTCGTTATCCTCTCATGGAAAGGCTGCGGGATATTCTATGGTAATATAGCGTCGGGCTTCGGTAAAATGACGGAGAGGGGGGCGAATGACGACGAATACGCTGCTATGGCGGCTTCTTTCTCGCGCGAGGTGCGCTCGTCCCTTCAGTTCGCGATGTCGCGGAGCCGTGCTTTTACCGTTAAAACGGCGTATCTTTTCGGATTCGGCGCTTCGCGGCAGCTGAGCGATATGCTGGCGGATTTGACCTCGCTGGAAAACGTCACGCTTATCGACGTGATGAAGCTACACGGAATATGTTTCGAGGCGGACGGCGGCGGATGGGAGACCGCGCTCGGTCTCGCGCTGAGGTGA
- a CDS encoding adenosylhomocysteinase, whose translation MRNEFRIADIKLAPEGHRRMEWAWEYMPVLKLIAEKEAASKPLDGVTVGACLHLEAKTACLLKVLRGLGATVAAAGSNPLSTQDPICAALVEEGVHVFSRRGMSADEYGDNLREMLGWDPQVIIDDGGDVVAMVVGERRDLVKNIMGGCEETTTGIKRLRAMAAEGVLPFPMLAVNDAQSKNLFDNRYGTGQSVWDAMLRTTNLMVAGKSVVIAGYGWCGKGASKRAAGLGARVIVVEVDPHRALEALMDGFEVMNMNDAAKLGDVFISVTGDTKVIRREHFEVMKDGVLLANAGHFDVEVYVPDLREMAVKTYSPRANVDTYVMPDGRRLHLLGEGRLVNLAAGDGHPVEIMDLSFAMQLLSALYISQNKLSPGLYNVPYELDRRIAELKLETLGITIEKLTPEQEAYMASWRE comes from the coding sequence ATGAGAAACGAATTCAGAATCGCCGATATAAAGCTTGCGCCGGAGGGGCACAGACGCATGGAGTGGGCCTGGGAATACATGCCCGTGCTGAAGCTCATCGCGGAAAAGGAAGCTGCGTCGAAGCCCCTTGACGGCGTCACGGTCGGCGCGTGCCTGCACCTCGAGGCTAAGACGGCCTGCCTGCTCAAGGTGCTGCGCGGGCTCGGCGCGACGGTCGCCGCCGCCGGCAGCAATCCCCTTTCGACGCAGGACCCGATATGCGCGGCTCTCGTCGAAGAGGGCGTCCACGTATTCAGCAGGCGCGGTATGAGCGCCGACGAGTACGGCGACAATCTGCGCGAAATGCTCGGCTGGGACCCGCAGGTGATAATAGACGACGGCGGCGACGTCGTCGCTATGGTCGTCGGCGAACGCCGAGACCTCGTCAAAAACATAATGGGTGGCTGCGAGGAAACGACGACGGGAATCAAGCGCCTCAGGGCGATGGCGGCCGAGGGCGTCCTTCCCTTCCCGATGCTCGCCGTCAACGACGCGCAGAGCAAAAATTTATTCGACAACCGCTACGGCACCGGGCAGTCGGTATGGGACGCGATGCTTCGCACGACGAACCTCATGGTCGCCGGCAAGAGCGTCGTCATCGCCGGCTACGGCTGGTGCGGCAAGGGCGCGTCGAAGCGCGCGGCCGGGCTGGGCGCGCGCGTGATAGTCGTGGAGGTCGACCCGCACCGCGCTCTCGAAGCGCTGATGGACGGCTTCGAAGTGATGAATATGAACGACGCGGCGAAGCTTGGCGACGTGTTCATCTCCGTCACGGGCGATACGAAGGTCATCCGCCGCGAGCATTTCGAAGTCATGAAGGACGGCGTACTGCTTGCGAACGCGGGGCACTTCGACGTCGAGGTCTACGTCCCCGACCTGCGCGAGATGGCGGTCAAGACTTACAGCCCGCGCGCGAACGTCGACACATACGTGATGCCGGACGGGCGCAGGCTGCACCTTCTCGGCGAGGGGCGCCTCGTCAACCTGGCGGCCGGCGACGGTCACCCCGTCGAGATCATGGATCTGAGCTTCGCGATGCAGCTGCTTTCGGCCCTCTATATCTCGCAGAACAAACTCTCCCCCGGCCTTTACAACGTGCCCTACGAGCTCGACCGCCGCATAGCCGAGCTCAAGCTCGAAACGCTCGGGATAACGATAGAGAAGCTGACGCCGGAGCAGGAAGCCTATATGGCGAGCTGGAGGGAATAA
- a CDS encoding CD1247 N-terminal domain-containing protein, which translates to MSAREKIAYLKGLIDGQNLAAGSTDKAKFYAALVDALESLAVDIEKHEEVHEELNDYLDQLDEDVSKLEDDLGDFLGEGYDDDDECREHHHHDEDEEDGDYEEFDEEEYESVTCPNCHNDFYYEPAMYKEEEELVCPHCGKQFKLPED; encoded by the coding sequence ATGAGCGCACGTGAGAAAATAGCATATTTGAAGGGTCTTATCGACGGGCAGAATCTGGCTGCCGGTTCGACTGACAAGGCGAAGTTTTACGCAGCACTGGTCGATGCACTGGAGTCCCTGGCTGTCGATATCGAAAAGCACGAAGAAGTCCACGAGGAGCTCAACGATTATCTTGACCAGCTTGACGAAGACGTCTCTAAGCTCGAAGACGATCTCGGCGACTTCCTCGGCGAAGGATACGACGATGATGACGAGTGCCGCGAGCATCACCATCACGACGAAGACGAAGAGGATGGGGATTACGAGGAATTCGACGAGGAAGAGTACGAATCCGTAACCTGTCCGAACTGCCACAACGATTTTTATTATGAACCTGCGATGTACAAAGAAGAAGAGGAGCTCGTCTGCCCGCACTGCGGCAAACAGTTCAAACTGCCCGAAGATTAG
- the nusB gene encoding transcription antitermination factor NusB, giving the protein MSRKAQLRRRAREIALQLVYMLDLRSCPSADEALELFPADEALELFRGELVEEGEAAPPDKKKFPFVEAFDISLSDAERDEVISYAQELFRGIRADYAAVENAVRMHLESRWRSERLDSIDKSIISLAVYEGIMSKKVPLNVAISEAVYLAKIFGTGESPKFVNGVLGRIARGR; this is encoded by the coding sequence ATGTCCCGTAAGGCGCAGCTGCGCCGCAGAGCGCGGGAGATAGCGCTGCAGCTCGTATATATGCTTGATTTGAGGTCCTGCCCCTCTGCGGACGAAGCGCTGGAATTATTTCCGGCGGACGAAGCTCTCGAGCTTTTCCGCGGAGAGCTCGTGGAGGAGGGCGAGGCGGCGCCGCCGGATAAGAAAAAATTCCCCTTCGTCGAAGCGTTCGACATTTCGCTTTCCGACGCCGAGCGCGACGAGGTGATATCCTACGCGCAGGAACTCTTCCGCGGCATCCGTGCGGACTACGCGGCTGTGGAAAACGCGGTGCGCATGCACCTTGAAAGCAGATGGCGTTCAGAGAGGCTCGACTCGATAGACAAGAGCATCATATCGCTCGCCGTCTACGAGGGGATAATGTCGAAAAAAGTCCCGCTGAACGTCGCGATATCGGAGGCCGTCTATCTTGCCAAAATTTTCGGCACGGGGGAATCTCCGAAGTTTGTGAACGGCGTGCTCGGACGGATAGCGCGAGGGCGATGA
- the mtnA gene encoding S-methyl-5-thioribose-1-phosphate isomerase yields MMLPETIKWEDKKLTLLDQRLLPFELRRVVCESAEETARAIKEMVVRGAPAIGVAAAYGLALAAANGGDFDEAAKLLAASRPTAVNLFWAVERMKDLYHANKDKPNDEMCRVMEAEAVKIHNEDIEINRKIGFYGQSVLPRTGAALTHCNAGALATAGYGTALGVFRAAAEAGKEIKIFADETRPRLQGALLTSFELSSDGFDVTVITDSTAAFLMSRRKIDAVITGADRIAANGDAANKIGTYSLAIAARFHGVPFYVAAPLSTFDLKCASGADIPIEYRDGREVRELRGVKVMPEDTDVWNPSFDVTPRSLITGIITERGIIRAPLAENIKKTIEEDR; encoded by the coding sequence ATGATGCTGCCGGAAACTATCAAATGGGAGGATAAAAAACTGACGCTGCTCGATCAGCGGCTGCTGCCCTTCGAACTCCGCCGCGTCGTGTGCGAGAGCGCGGAGGAGACGGCGCGCGCGATAAAGGAGATGGTCGTGCGCGGAGCTCCCGCGATAGGCGTCGCTGCGGCTTACGGCCTCGCGCTCGCGGCCGCGAACGGCGGCGATTTCGACGAGGCCGCAAAGCTCTTGGCCGCGTCGCGCCCGACGGCTGTAAACCTCTTCTGGGCCGTCGAGCGGATGAAAGATTTATATCACGCTAACAAGGATAAGCCGAATGATGAAATGTGCCGCGTTATGGAGGCCGAAGCCGTGAAGATCCATAACGAGGATATTGAAATAAACAGAAAAATAGGCTTTTACGGGCAGAGCGTGCTGCCGCGTACGGGCGCGGCGCTGACGCACTGCAACGCCGGAGCTCTCGCCACCGCCGGCTACGGCACCGCGCTCGGCGTTTTCCGCGCCGCGGCCGAGGCCGGCAAGGAGATAAAAATTTTCGCCGACGAGACGCGCCCGCGGCTGCAGGGCGCTCTGCTGACCTCATTCGAACTTTCGAGCGACGGCTTCGACGTCACTGTTATAACAGATTCGACGGCCGCTTTTCTCATGTCGCGCCGGAAGATAGACGCCGTGATAACCGGAGCGGACAGGATAGCGGCGAACGGCGACGCGGCGAACAAGATAGGGACCTATTCTCTGGCGATAGCCGCGCGCTTCCACGGCGTGCCCTTTTACGTCGCGGCCCCGCTTTCGACGTTCGATTTGAAATGCGCGTCAGGCGCGGATATCCCGATAGAATACAGGGACGGCAGAGAGGTGCGCGAGCTGCGCGGCGTGAAGGTAATGCCGGAGGATACGGACGTATGGAACCCTTCTTTCGACGTGACGCCGCGTTCGCTGATAACGGGAATAATAACGGAGCGCGGCATAATCCGCGCGCCGCTTGCGGAAAATATAAAAAAAACGATAGAGGAGGATCGATAA
- the xseA gene encoding exodeoxyribonuclease VII large subunit — MRGVNNEILTVDEMTAGIREALLREPMLSNFSVRGELLGFKLHTSGHAYFTLLGENTRVACVLFRSYASSVLVWPKDGDEVLVRGRIDVYGARGSYQIYATTLLPLGAGAKARAKAALRLRLEKEGLFDARLKRPLPRFPERVAVITSPTGAALQDIIKLHSLRFPCAELIVVPSLMQGVEAAGDIVRAFERLRGIEGLSCAILARGGGNRDDLDIFDDEFVTRAVRLCPVPVITGLGHQIDSTLADMAADAYAPTPSGAAERLFPDGRALGAALSSARQSMFSRISARLSGCGDNLTGVEERLDRAIEKNCLAPASDFLSSVEGLLDKNIGARLKDASASLLSLAQRLEGLSPLSLLSKGYSICEDRRGKIIRSAASLAAGDCVKIIFGDGSADASVSGVSLGGQRGEVE, encoded by the coding sequence ATGAGGGGCGTAAATAACGAGATTCTCACGGTCGACGAGATGACGGCCGGCATTCGGGAGGCGTTGCTGCGCGAGCCGATGCTGTCAAACTTTTCGGTGCGCGGCGAACTTCTCGGCTTCAAACTTCACACGAGCGGACACGCATATTTCACTCTTCTCGGCGAAAACACGCGCGTCGCGTGCGTGCTCTTCCGCTCCTACGCGAGCTCGGTGCTTGTCTGGCCGAAGGACGGCGACGAGGTGCTCGTTCGCGGGCGCATCGACGTCTACGGCGCGCGTGGCTCATATCAGATATACGCTACGACGCTGCTGCCTCTCGGCGCGGGGGCTAAAGCGCGCGCGAAGGCGGCGTTGAGGCTCCGCCTCGAAAAGGAGGGGCTATTCGACGCACGGCTTAAGAGGCCGCTGCCGCGCTTCCCCGAGCGCGTCGCGGTGATAACGTCGCCTACAGGCGCGGCGCTTCAGGACATAATAAAGCTCCATTCTCTGCGCTTCCCCTGCGCCGAGCTTATCGTCGTGCCCAGTCTCATGCAGGGGGTCGAAGCGGCCGGCGACATCGTGAGGGCTTTCGAGCGCCTTCGCGGCATCGAAGGGCTTTCCTGCGCGATACTTGCGCGCGGCGGAGGAAACAGGGACGACCTCGACATTTTCGACGACGAATTCGTGACGCGCGCCGTGCGCCTCTGCCCGGTGCCAGTTATAACGGGGCTGGGACATCAGATCGACAGCACTCTCGCCGACATGGCGGCCGACGCCTACGCGCCGACTCCGTCGGGCGCGGCCGAGAGGCTCTTTCCCGACGGCAGGGCCTTGGGCGCGGCTCTTTCTTCCGCGCGGCAGAGCATGTTCTCGCGGATTTCCGCGCGCCTCAGCGGCTGCGGCGATAATTTGACCGGCGTCGAAGAGCGCCTCGACAGGGCGATAGAGAAAAACTGCCTCGCGCCGGCGTCAGATTTCCTCTCGTCGGTGGAGGGGCTGCTTGACAAAAACATCGGGGCGCGGCTCAAGGACGCCAGCGCTTCGCTGCTTTCCCTCGCGCAGCGCCTTGAGGGGCTCTCCCCCCTTTCCCTTCTTTCGAAAGGTTACAGCATATGCGAGGACCGCCGCGGAAAGATAATCCGTTCGGCCGCCTCTCTTGCGGCCGGCGACTGCGTGAAAATCATTTTCGGCGACGGCTCGGCCGACGCTTCCGTGAGCGGAGTGTCGCTCGGGGGACAAAGAGGGGAGGTCGAATGA
- a CDS encoding PilN domain-containing protein, translated as MVVKIDLRANKQAEASEKENNVLYYAVFAMAALFILSSILVIAKSAWRIYSLRDEEMSLERRTAANNEKLAVMDAEFKRIEAQNRDSADKLDFVLSGLPVVEFLYEIGERTPDGVALESVSMSNAVASLKGVAFADEEVLELGKALAAAKGVESVSLPAISAGQREGLSIRQFALEVKLNPLWGVLAEEESAEKRDSGGSGELKDGGARGSNEAD; from the coding sequence GTGGTTGTAAAGATAGACCTGCGCGCCAATAAACAGGCAGAAGCTTCCGAAAAAGAGAATAACGTCCTCTATTACGCCGTTTTCGCAATGGCAGCGCTTTTTATCCTTTCTTCTATCCTTGTCATTGCGAAAAGCGCGTGGCGCATTTACTCGCTGAGAGACGAAGAGATGAGCCTCGAACGCCGGACGGCGGCGAACAACGAGAAACTTGCCGTTATGGACGCCGAGTTCAAGAGGATCGAGGCGCAGAACAGAGATTCCGCGGATAAGCTGGATTTCGTCCTTTCAGGCCTTCCCGTCGTCGAGTTCCTCTACGAGATCGGGGAGCGCACGCCGGACGGCGTAGCGCTCGAATCGGTTTCGATGTCGAACGCCGTGGCGTCGCTGAAGGGCGTGGCTTTCGCCGACGAAGAAGTTCTTGAACTCGGAAAAGCGCTCGCGGCGGCAAAGGGCGTAGAATCCGTTTCGCTGCCTGCGATAAGCGCTGGGCAGCGCGAGGGCCTGTCGATCCGGCAGTTCGCGCTTGAGGTGAAGCTCAACCCGCTGTGGGGCGTCCTCGCCGAAGAGGAGTCCGCGGAAAAGAGGGATAGCGGCGGAAGCGGGGAATTGAAGGATGGAGGCGCTCGCGGCTCAAATGAAGCTGATTAA
- the efp gene encoding elongation factor P — MAQVVDTSDFRPGLKIKWEGGMWVILECSHHKMGRGGAIVRGKLRNLETGSSVDQSFKSGERFERIIFDEKPAQYQYRDGEDYVFMDMESYDQVTIPSNVLGDAVKYLVDDLEVSFDMYEGRVMGIELPNQVVMKITDTPPGFKGDTASGSGKPATTETGLVVTVPFFVENGEDILVDTRTGEYLERAKK; from the coding sequence ATGGCGCAGGTAGTTGATACGAGCGATTTCCGCCCGGGACTCAAGATAAAATGGGAGGGCGGAATGTGGGTGATTCTCGAATGCTCGCACCACAAAATGGGACGCGGCGGCGCGATCGTGCGGGGCAAGCTCCGCAACCTTGAGACGGGTTCGAGCGTCGACCAGTCGTTCAAATCCGGCGAGCGCTTCGAAAGAATAATTTTCGACGAAAAGCCGGCTCAGTATCAGTACAGGGACGGAGAGGACTACGTTTTCATGGATATGGAATCTTACGACCAGGTGACCATTCCCTCCAACGTGCTGGGCGACGCTGTGAAGTATCTGGTAGATGACCTTGAGGTCAGCTTCGATATGTACGAGGGGCGCGTGATGGGGATAGAACTTCCCAATCAGGTCGTTATGAAGATAACGGACACGCCTCCCGGATTCAAGGGCGACACGGCCTCCGGAAGCGGCAAGCCCGCGACTACGGAAACCGGCCTTGTTGTTACTGTCCCGTTCTTCGTTGAAAACGGCGAGGATATCCTCGTCGACACGAGGACTGGAGAGTATTTAGAAAGGGCGAAGAAATAG
- a CDS encoding GspE/PulE family protein, producing MGGHSKVVPLGEILVNAGVISRENLHAALEEQKVSRLRLGEILINDGRLTENHLADALCEQLGLQPVNLSVVKPQQEALAAVPEKVATRLNVLPLKLIGSDKIAIAMSDPLDIHAVDEIFLLTNRDIEIRVATPADIRKALVNYYRVQSSVRDAMADAMKRGTGGDVSDVVTISQAKAQDVAEIGADAAPVVRLVNSILEQGVREKASDIHVEPAEKMTRVRFRIDGTLFSAIDIPTNLHLPLVARIKILAGMDIAEKRRPQDGRILIKVAGSRIDLRVSTLPSIFGEKVVLRLLDQDNDKVGIKKLGFSDGQEKMLKDAVSASNGIVLVTGPTGSGKSTTLYSLLEILNQPTKNIITLEDPVEYTIAGLTQTQINEKIGLTFGAVLRSVLRQDPDIVMVGEIRDTETSQLAVRAALTGHLVLSTLHTNDAPTAINRLLDMGVPRYLLSSSVRAVLAQRLVRKLCPHCRERLQITRALERETGISADRVVYAPKGCPECRFTGYNGRTVVAEIMPVDRRLRTMISEGASEQEIRDHARRLGMTTMREDAQAKVEAGITSIDEMLFTTMTE from the coding sequence GTGGGCGGGCACTCTAAGGTCGTCCCACTCGGCGAGATTCTCGTCAACGCCGGCGTGATCTCCCGGGAAAATCTTCACGCAGCCCTCGAAGAGCAGAAGGTCTCGCGCCTTCGTCTCGGCGAAATTCTGATCAACGACGGACGCCTGACCGAAAATCACCTCGCCGACGCTCTCTGCGAGCAGCTCGGCCTGCAGCCGGTCAACCTTTCTGTTGTGAAGCCGCAGCAGGAAGCATTGGCCGCGGTGCCGGAGAAGGTCGCGACCCGCTTGAACGTACTGCCTCTTAAGCTCATAGGCAGCGACAAAATAGCGATAGCGATGTCCGACCCGCTGGACATCCACGCGGTCGACGAAATATTCCTGCTGACGAACAGGGATATAGAGATACGCGTCGCTACTCCCGCCGATATACGCAAGGCGCTCGTGAATTACTACAGAGTCCAGTCGAGCGTCCGCGACGCGATGGCCGACGCGATGAAGCGGGGGACCGGCGGAGATGTCTCCGACGTCGTAACGATCTCCCAGGCTAAGGCGCAGGACGTCGCCGAGATAGGAGCGGACGCCGCGCCAGTCGTCCGCCTTGTGAACAGCATCCTTGAGCAGGGCGTGCGCGAAAAGGCTTCCGACATTCACGTCGAGCCGGCCGAAAAGATGACGCGCGTGCGCTTTCGCATCGATGGCACGCTCTTTTCCGCAATAGATATCCCGACGAACCTTCATCTGCCGCTCGTCGCGCGCATAAAGATTCTAGCCGGCATGGATATAGCTGAAAAGCGCCGCCCACAGGACGGACGTATCCTGATAAAGGTGGCCGGCTCGCGCATAGACCTGCGCGTATCGACCCTGCCCTCGATTTTCGGCGAGAAGGTCGTCCTTCGTCTGCTCGACCAGGACAATGACAAGGTAGGAATCAAAAAGCTCGGCTTCAGCGACGGACAGGAAAAGATGCTTAAAGATGCCGTATCGGCGTCGAACGGCATCGTCCTCGTCACCGGGCCCACGGGCTCAGGCAAATCGACTACGCTTTACTCGCTGCTTGAGATTCTGAACCAGCCTACGAAAAATATCATTACGCTCGAAGACCCCGTAGAATATACGATAGCGGGGTTGACCCAAACCCAAATCAATGAAAAAATCGGCCTCACGTTCGGCGCCGTGCTGCGCTCTGTTCTGCGTCAAGACCCCGATATAGTAATGGTCGGAGAAATCCGCGATACCGAAACCTCGCAGCTGGCGGTACGCGCGGCTCTGACGGGACACCTTGTGCTTAGCACGCTGCACACGAACGACGCCCCGACCGCGATAAACAGGCTGCTCGACATGGGGGTCCCCCGCTACCTCCTCTCGTCGTCGGTGCGCGCGGTGCTCGCGCAGCGCCTTGTGAGGAAGCTCTGTCCGCACTGCAGGGAAAGGTTGCAGATAACCCGGGCTCTCGAGAGGGAGACGGGAATCTCCGCCGACAGAGTCGTCTACGCGCCTAAGGGCTGTCCCGAATGCCGCTTCACAGGCTACAATGGGCGCACCGTCGTCGCTGAGATAATGCCGGTGGACCGGAGGCTGCGCACGATGATAAGCGAGGGCGCTTCGGAGCAGGAAATACGCGATCACGCGCGCCGTCTGGGCATGACGACGATGCGCGAGGATGCACAAGCAAAGGTAGAAGCCGGAATAACAAGCATTGACGAAATGTTGTTTACAACGATGACGGAATAG
- a CDS encoding type II secretion system protein GspD, whose protein sequence is MGREKLSHGFMKSIALLAALTALFCLSAPRGASAVAVTARKAASGDEAIIEGLKLHQVGSNQIMMELRGTKMPLPTVLSTEQAAKLAWEKTRFPRDTDRKKWWDEFEGEVVKVDLKKSDNWTQTYEYPLIERITVTSYEGRVVMDIIGPKRLNLKNISGLPGADRFRLMFEAPSDIAPPLVPPKRPAPKGDPLTISTPVTLELRDVSAREVFRLLAKLDDLNLVLDASVPDTPVTFSFQNARFGEVFAYMLRMNDLSYSLVGKTLVVGTPESVGKTLGQNVTRQYKVAYGDVAKMPAIVMGLVPLPKPPVVDERLRCLYVTATPEQHRRVETLMNRLDHPGQQVMIEARLVEITDTARQEIESMISAVYRGWIFTYGATGASSRYTYGNGLIAPNLNPTGSSSNSGSVPIIGTDSSSIPVSIVDPAMKMLDAGLRAMESDNKGKILASPSVVALDGQKASVRLTHNYLYQSGLDDDGNPEFSNQETGPTLEFTPMLGRDGFITIKMKISAGEIVTFRRSGSSEAPETTKREVDTQVRVRNGEIFVIGGLYQDNRSNSVTRVPILGYIPLLGELFKSRTTSHVRSQLAFIAIPYILDIPTGEAEVLEMAGSSLYQ, encoded by the coding sequence GTGGGCAGGGAAAAGTTATCGCACGGATTTATGAAATCTATAGCGCTGCTGGCGGCGCTGACGGCTCTTTTCTGCCTTTCCGCGCCGCGCGGCGCCTCCGCCGTCGCGGTTACGGCGCGTAAGGCGGCTTCCGGCGACGAAGCGATAATAGAAGGACTGAAACTGCATCAGGTCGGTTCGAACCAGATAATGATGGAGCTGCGCGGCACTAAGATGCCGCTGCCGACCGTCCTCAGTACGGAGCAGGCCGCGAAGCTTGCATGGGAAAAGACGCGCTTCCCGCGCGATACGGACCGCAAAAAATGGTGGGACGAGTTCGAGGGAGAGGTTGTCAAGGTCGACCTTAAAAAAAGCGACAATTGGACTCAAACATATGAATATCCGCTCATCGAAAGAATCACGGTGACCTCCTATGAGGGGAGGGTCGTGATGGATATCATCGGACCGAAGCGCCTTAATCTGAAAAATATATCCGGGCTGCCCGGCGCTGACCGCTTTAGGCTGATGTTCGAAGCGCCGTCCGACATAGCACCGCCGCTCGTGCCGCCGAAGCGCCCAGCGCCGAAGGGAGATCCGCTTACGATCTCGACTCCTGTGACTCTTGAGCTGCGCGACGTCTCCGCGCGCGAAGTTTTTCGTCTGCTTGCTAAGCTCGATGACCTGAACCTCGTGCTCGACGCTTCCGTTCCCGACACTCCTGTGACCTTCTCCTTCCAGAATGCGCGCTTCGGCGAGGTCTTCGCCTATATGCTGCGCATGAACGACCTCTCCTATTCTCTTGTCGGAAAGACTCTCGTCGTCGGGACCCCGGAGAGCGTTGGGAAAACGCTCGGGCAAAACGTAACGAGGCAGTACAAAGTCGCTTACGGCGACGTTGCGAAGATGCCGGCTATAGTTATGGGGCTCGTCCCTCTGCCGAAGCCGCCGGTAGTGGACGAGCGCCTGCGCTGCCTTTACGTCACCGCGACACCGGAGCAGCACCGCCGCGTCGAAACCCTTATGAACAGGCTCGACCACCCGGGACAGCAGGTGATGATAGAGGCGCGCCTCGTAGAAATAACGGACACCGCTCGACAGGAGATCGAGTCGATGATCTCCGCGGTGTACAGAGGCTGGATATTCACCTACGGCGCGACGGGCGCCAGTTCGCGCTACACCTACGGCAACGGTCTGATAGCGCCGAATCTCAACCCGACGGGCTCTTCGTCAAACTCCGGCAGCGTTCCGATCATTGGCACCGATTCGTCGTCGATACCCGTCAGCATCGTAGATCCTGCGATGAAAATGCTGGACGCCGGGCTGCGAGCGATGGAGTCGGACAACAAGGGCAAGATACTCGCATCGCCTTCGGTAGTCGCTCTCGACGGTCAGAAGGCTTCCGTCAGGCTGACGCACAATTATCTGTATCAATCAGGGCTGGATGACGACGGCAACCCCGAGTTTTCGAATCAGGAGACGGGGCCTACGCTCGAATTCACTCCTATGCTCGGGCGCGACGGCTTCATAACGATAAAGATGAAGATATCGGCGGGCGAGATCGTAACGTTCAGACGCTCCGGCAGCTCGGAAGCGCCGGAGACGACGAAGCGCGAAGTTGACACGCAGGTCAGGGTGCGCAACGGCGAAATATTCGTTATCGGCGGGCTGTACCAGGACAACAGGAGCAACAGCGTCACGCGCGTTCCGATACTCGGCTATATCCCGCTTCTCGGCGAGCTCTTCAAATCGCGTACCACGTCTCATGTTAGGTCTCAGCTCGCATTTATCGCCATTCCATATATACTCGACATACCGACCGGCGAGGCGGAAGTGCTCGAAATGGCGGGCAGCTCGCTTTACCAGTAG
- a CDS encoding Asp23/Gls24 family envelope stress response protein yields MVEPVNEEIIADEKAQAEPGVDQANLEGKVRISEEVIAQLVAKALSSVEGVSPANPGLMTNLRLGRKTTNGVRISISDGDAAEIVVDAYISVKYGLRIPDVCWDVQEAVKEQIERFTGYSIKSVNVYVQGITFAESDAEEENGEEAASDDGEKA; encoded by the coding sequence ATGGTGGAACCGGTGAACGAAGAAATAATCGCTGACGAAAAGGCCCAGGCCGAACCCGGAGTAGATCAGGCGAATCTGGAAGGCAAGGTGCGTATTTCGGAAGAAGTCATAGCCCAGCTTGTTGCTAAGGCGTTGAGCAGCGTAGAGGGCGTATCGCCGGCGAACCCCGGCCTTATGACGAATCTGAGGCTGGGGCGCAAGACCACGAACGGCGTGCGCATCTCGATCTCCGACGGAGATGCCGCCGAGATCGTCGTAGACGCGTACATTTCGGTGAAGTACGGGCTGAGGATTCCCGATGTCTGCTGGGACGTGCAGGAAGCCGTGAAGGAGCAGATCGAGCGCTTTACCGGCTATTCGATCAAGAGCGTGAACGTTTACGTTCAAGGCATCACCTTTGCCGAAAGCGACGCAGAGGAAGAAAACGGCGAGGAAGCGGCCTCCGACGACGGCGAGAAGGCCTGA